A single window of Deltaproteobacteria bacterium DNA harbors:
- a CDS encoding diguanylate cyclase, with product MPFGFYKIGRIANGQTSKFLTNDVVNDPQIMDHEWARGLGLVAFAGYKLQDTNGEPIGVLALFSKQYITPEEDAMLEGLAGMAAHVIQTMKAKGALKMERDKLMNILESMKDGVYIVNQSYDIEYVNPVIEKEFGSVNGRKCYKYFHDRDEVCPWCKNPEVFAGKTVQWEWHSEKNNKTYDLLDTPLRNPDGTISKLEIFRDITERKYAEYNLAIQYSVVRVLAESATLKEATPKIIEVICESAGWDTGVIWVVDHQAEVLRCIEYWHRPSVDFSEFEAITRQFTFQKGVGMPGSVWGTGKPVWITEIAEDINFPRASYAVRAGLHSAFGFPIKIGDEVLGVIEFFSREIHRPYKGMLQMFNAIGSQLGQFMVRKRTEDALLVSEEKFRGLAEQSIVGTCLIQDGKFVYVNQHLAETLNFRQEEMLGLTVLNLVAERDRDTVKENMRKRISGEVSYLRYTFNALKKGGLEVPMEVHGSAMEYLGRPAIMATLLDITERKLADEKIKHMAYHDPLTDLPNRTLFYDRLHQAILSGHRENEPVALMFLDLDSFKDINDTHGHHYGDFLLKQVGSRIREILRESDTVARIGGDEFAIVLPRPEKIEGAVRTAEKIIEAIRTPFSLEKMTLSITASIGIAIFPDHGKDINLLLKKADEAMYAAKESGRGFAVYGK from the coding sequence GTGCCATTTGGCTTCTACAAAATAGGCCGTATAGCCAACGGGCAGACAAGCAAATTCCTCACCAACGATGTAGTAAATGATCCGCAGATAATGGACCATGAATGGGCCAGGGGTCTTGGCCTTGTTGCATTTGCCGGGTATAAGCTTCAGGATACCAATGGCGAACCCATAGGCGTTCTGGCGCTCTTTTCAAAACAATATATCACCCCTGAAGAGGATGCCATGCTCGAGGGTCTTGCAGGCATGGCCGCTCATGTCATCCAGACCATGAAGGCCAAAGGGGCGCTGAAGATGGAGAGGGACAAGCTCATGAATATCCTGGAATCTATGAAGGACGGTGTCTATATTGTAAACCAGTCTTACGATATAGAATATGTCAACCCTGTTATTGAAAAAGAGTTTGGTTCTGTTAACGGACGTAAATGTTATAAATATTTTCATGACAGGGATGAGGTTTGTCCATGGTGTAAAAACCCGGAGGTCTTTGCCGGCAAGACGGTTCAATGGGAATGGCACTCAGAAAAAAATAATAAGACATACGACCTGTTGGACACGCCGTTACGGAATCCTGATGGGACTATCTCCAAGCTGGAGATCTTTCGCGACATCACTGAACGCAAGTATGCAGAGTATAACCTTGCTATTCAGTATTCTGTAGTCAGGGTATTGGCTGAGTCGGCTACACTCAAAGAAGCCACACCGAAGATTATAGAGGTGATTTGTGAATCTGCAGGATGGGATACCGGCGTTATATGGGTTGTTGACCATCAGGCAGAAGTCCTGCGCTGTATAGAATACTGGCACAGGCCGTCAGTTGACTTCTCAGAGTTTGAGGCAATAACCCGGCAGTTTACCTTCCAAAAGGGTGTTGGTATGCCTGGCTCTGTTTGGGGCACAGGCAAGCCTGTATGGATTACAGAGATTGCCGAGGATATAAATTTCCCGCGCGCCTCTTATGCTGTAAGGGCGGGTCTGCATTCTGCCTTTGGTTTTCCGATTAAGATTGGGGATGAAGTCCTCGGTGTCATCGAATTTTTCAGCCGTGAGATTCACCGGCCATATAAGGGTATGCTCCAGATGTTTAATGCCATCGGAAGCCAGCTTGGGCAGTTCATGGTGCGAAAAAGGACAGAGGATGCGCTGCTGGTTTCAGAAGAGAAGTTCAGGGGGCTTGCCGAGCAGTCTATCGTAGGCACCTGTCTCATCCAGGACGGAAAGTTTGTCTATGTGAACCAGCATCTTGCAGAGACTCTAAATTTCAGGCAGGAGGAAATGCTCGGCTTGACTGTATTGAATCTTGTGGCAGAGCGGGATAGGGATACGGTAAAAGAGAACATGCGCAAGCGGATATCGGGCGAAGTGTCATATTTACGTTACACTTTTAATGCGCTAAAAAAGGGCGGCTTGGAGGTCCCGATGGAAGTTCATGGAAGCGCCATGGAATATCTTGGACGCCCGGCTATCATGGCAACACTGCTGGATATTACTGAACGGAAGCTGGCAGATGAAAAGATAAAACATATGGCCTATCATGACCCGCTGACTGACCTTCCCAACCGCACCCTTTTCTATGACCGCCTGCATCAGGCCATCCTGTCCGGTCACAGGGAAAATGAACCGGTTGCCTTGATGTTTTTAGATCTGGATAGTTTTAAAGATATCAACGATACCCACGGCCACCATTATGGCGACTTCCTGCTAAAACAGGTGGGTAGTAGGATCAGGGAAATTTTACGGGAATCTGATACGGTTGCCAGGATTGGGGGAGACGAATTTGCAATAGTTCTCCCGCGGCCGGAAAAAATAGAAGGAGCTGTCCGGACCGCGGAAAAGATCATAGAAGCAATAAGAACCCCTTTTAGTCTGGAAAAAATGACATTGAGTATTACGGCCAGCATCGGTATAGCCATCTTCCCCGACCATGGGAAGGATATTAATCTCCTCCTCAAAAAGGCAGATGAGGCGATGTATGCGGCAAAGGAGTCGGGAAGAGGCTTTGCTGTATATGGCAAGTAG